Genomic window (Escherichia fergusonii ATCC 35469):
GCCGAACATCCCGGCAGTGACAACAAAAGTGCTGGCAATAGACGCCGCGGTATAAACAATGAAAATACTGGAAAGCGTTAGTCCGGTTAGCGCCGAATAGAGCATAAATAGTGTCGTCGTTACACCCGCACTTAACTTTTGAATCATCGCTGATAACACGATAACTAAAGCTAATTGTGCTATCACCAGGCCTATCAGAAAGACGCGATTGGTGAAAAGTAGCTCCATCAGAGCTGCCGAATTGGCTGCATACCAGGCAACAAAAGCGGTAAGCAGCAGGCCAGCTGTCATCCAGCCATATACCTGCGCCATATAGGTTTGCAGGCCGGAACGCGCCTGCACAATGGAATCGGAACGTGGGAAACGGTCCATGGCATCCTCCTGGTAGAAAGTGATACGTTAAGCGTATCACATTATTCTACCAGCGTTTTGCTGCCTGCTGGTCGCTCTCCCGGGCTTCAACCCAGCGGTCGCCTTCCGGCGTGGCTTCGCGCTTCCAGAATGGTGCGCGGGTTTTGAGATAGTCCATAATAAACTGCCCGGCTTCAAACGCACTGCTGCGATGCGCACTGGTGACACCGACAAAAACGATTTCATCGCCCGGCCATAATTCCCCGATGCGGTGAATCACCGTGACGCGCCCCAGCGGCCAGCGGTTACGCGCTTCATCGACAATTTCTGCCAGTGCTTTTTCAGTCATCCCCGGATAGTGTTCGAGGGTTAATGCTTTGACGCTGTCGCCCAGGTTATGGTTGCGCACCTTACCGGTAAAGGTGACTACTGCACCGTCTTCGTCACGCTCCGCCAGCCACGGATACTCTTCTCCTACGCTGAACGGCTGCGGGCCGACAACAATTTTGGTTTCTGCCATTTTAGCCTCCGGTTACCGGCGGGAAGAAAGCCACTTCGTCGCCGTCAGTCAGCGGATGGTCAAAACTCACCAGCGTCTGGTTGACGGCAGCAAGCAATTTGCCATCTTCCA
Coding sequences:
- a CDS encoding Bax inhibitor-1 family protein translates to MDRFPRSDSIVQARSGLQTYMAQVYGWMTAGLLLTAFVAWYAANSAALMELLFTNRVFLIGLVIAQLALVIVLSAMIQKLSAGVTTTLFMLYSALTGLTLSSIFIVYTAASIASTFVVTAGMFGVMSLYGYTTKRDLSGFGNMLFMALIGIVLASLVNFWLKSEALMWAVTYIGVIVFVGLTAYDTQKLKNMGEQIDTRDTSNLRKYSILGALTLYLDFINLFLMLLRIFGNRR
- the moaE gene encoding molybdopterin synthase catalytic subunit MoaE, whose translation is MAETKIVVGPQPFSVGEEYPWLAERDEDGAVVTFTGKVRNHNLGDSVKALTLEHYPGMTEKALAEIVDEARNRWPLGRVTVIHRIGELWPGDEIVFVGVTSAHRSSAFEAGQFIMDYLKTRAPFWKREATPEGDRWVEARESDQQAAKRW